From one Streptococcus oralis genomic stretch:
- a CDS encoding branched-chain amino acid ABC transporter permease, with protein MKTNLKVNILWLFLLLAGYGLISVLVSAGVLNLFHVQILEQIGINIILAVGLNLIVGFSGQFSLGHAGFMAIGAYAAAIIGSKSPTYGAFFGAMVLGALISGAVALLVGIPTLRLKGDYLAVATLGVSEIIRIFIINGGSLTNGAAGILGIPNFTTWQMVYLFVIITTIATLNFLRSPIGRSTLSVREDEIAAESVGVNTTKIKIIAFVFGAITASIAGSLQAGFIGSVVPKDYTFINSINVLIIVVFGGLGSITGTIVSAIVLGILNMLLQDVASVRMIIYALALVLVMIFRPGGLLGTWELSLSRFFKKSKKEGQN; from the coding sequence ATGAAGACAAATCTTAAAGTAAATATTCTCTGGTTATTCCTTCTGTTAGCGGGTTATGGATTGATTAGTGTACTGGTTTCTGCTGGTGTTCTCAATCTATTCCATGTCCAAATTTTAGAACAAATTGGGATTAATATCATCCTTGCAGTAGGTTTGAACTTAATCGTTGGTTTTTCAGGCCAATTCTCACTCGGTCATGCAGGTTTTATGGCAATTGGGGCTTATGCAGCAGCGATTATTGGTTCAAAATCACCAACCTATGGTGCTTTCTTTGGAGCGATGGTCTTGGGCGCTTTGATTTCTGGTGCAGTCGCTTTGCTCGTTGGAATTCCAACTCTACGCTTGAAGGGGGACTATTTGGCCGTCGCGACACTAGGTGTTTCAGAAATCATTCGTATCTTTATCATTAATGGTGGAAGTTTGACCAACGGTGCTGCTGGTATCTTGGGTATCCCTAACTTCACAACTTGGCAAATGGTTTACCTTTTTGTTATTATCACAACTATTGCAACCCTTAACTTCTTACGTAGTCCGATTGGACGCTCTACTCTATCTGTTCGTGAGGATGAGATTGCTGCGGAGTCCGTTGGGGTAAATACTACAAAGATCAAGATTATCGCTTTTGTCTTTGGTGCCATTACAGCAAGTATTGCTGGTTCTCTTCAGGCAGGATTTATCGGTTCAGTTGTACCAAAAGATTATACTTTCATCAACTCAATCAACGTTTTGATCATTGTTGTATTTGGAGGACTTGGTTCTATTACAGGTACGATTGTTTCTGCGATTGTTTTGGGAATTTTAAATATGCTCCTTCAAGATGTGGCTAGCGTACGTATGATCATTTACGCTTTGGCTCTTGTATTGGTTATGATTTTCAGACCAGGTGGACTTCTTGGAACATGGGAATTGAGTCTATCACGTTTCTTTAAAAAATCTAAGAAGGAGGGACAAAACTAA
- a CDS encoding branched-chain amino acid ABC transporter permease — protein MLQQLVNGLILGSVYALLALGYTMVYGIIKLINFAHGDIYMMGAFIGYFLINSFQMDFFLALIISMAGTALLGVVIEFLAYRPLRHSTRIAVLITAIGVSFLLEYGMVYLVGANTRAFPQAIETVRFDLGPISLTNVQLMILAVSVLLMVLLQLIVQKTKMGKAMRAVSVDSDAAQLMGINVNRTISFTFALGSALAGAAGVLIALYYNSLEPLMGVTPGLKSFVAAVLGGIGIIPGAALGGFVIGLLETFATAFGMSDFRDAIVYGILLLILIVRPAGILGKNVKEKV, from the coding sequence ATGCTCCAACAACTTGTGAATGGTCTAATTCTGGGTAGTGTTTATGCACTTTTGGCTCTGGGTTATACCATGGTTTATGGAATTATCAAACTCATCAACTTCGCCCACGGTGATATTTACATGATGGGTGCCTTTATTGGTTACTTTTTGATTAATTCTTTCCAAATGGATTTCTTTTTAGCTTTAATTATTTCAATGGCAGGGACAGCACTACTTGGTGTTGTGATTGAGTTTCTTGCCTACCGTCCTTTACGACACTCTACACGTATTGCTGTATTGATTACTGCCATCGGAGTGTCTTTCCTACTGGAATACGGAATGGTTTATTTAGTAGGTGCCAATACTCGTGCCTTTCCTCAAGCAATTGAAACAGTCCGCTTTGACTTGGGACCAATTAGCTTGACAAACGTTCAATTGATGATTTTAGCAGTTTCTGTCCTCTTGATGGTTTTGCTACAATTGATCGTCCAAAAAACAAAAATGGGGAAAGCCATGCGTGCGGTATCAGTTGATAGTGATGCTGCTCAATTGATGGGAATTAATGTAAATCGTACAATCAGTTTCACCTTTGCTTTGGGTTCAGCCCTTGCTGGTGCGGCAGGTGTCCTCATTGCCCTTTACTACAACTCTCTTGAACCTTTGATGGGTGTGACTCCAGGTCTAAAATCATTCGTTGCGGCCGTTCTTGGTGGTATCGGTATTATTCCTGGTGCAGCTCTAGGGGGATTTGTGATTGGCTTATTGGAAACTTTTGCTACTGCCTTCGGTATGTCTGATTTCCGTGATGCTATCGTGTATGGAATCTTGCTTTTGATTCTGATTGTTCGACCTGCAGGTATCCTTGGTAAGAATGTGAAAGAGAAGGTGTAA
- a CDS encoding ABC transporter substrate-binding protein: protein MKKKFALSFVALASVALLAACGEVKSGASNITGNPVDEKTIKIGFNFEETGAVAAYGTAEQKGAQLAVDEINAAGGIDGKQIEVVDKDNKSETAEAASVTTNLVTQSKVAAIVGPATSGATAAAVANATKAGVPLISPSATQDGLTKGQDYLFIGTFQDSFQGKIISNYVTNKLNAKKVVLYTDNASDYAKGIAKSFREAYKGEIVADETFVAGDTDFQAALTKMKDKEFDAIVVPGYYTEAGKIVNQARGMGIDKPIIGGDGFNGEEFVQQATAERASNIYFISGFSTTVDVSAKAKAFLEAYRAKYNEEPSTFSALAYDSVYLVANAAKGAKNSGEIKDNLAKTKDFDGVTGQTSFDADHNTVKTAYMMTMNNGKVEEAEVVKP from the coding sequence ATGAAGAAAAAATTTGCCCTATCTTTTGTGGCTCTTGCTAGTGTGGCTCTTCTTGCTGCCTGTGGAGAGGTCAAGTCAGGAGCGTCAAACATAACTGGAAATCCAGTAGACGAAAAAACAATTAAAATCGGTTTTAACTTTGAAGAGACAGGTGCTGTAGCAGCTTACGGTACAGCTGAACAAAAGGGTGCCCAACTTGCTGTAGACGAAATCAACGCTGCAGGTGGAATTGATGGAAAACAAATCGAAGTTGTAGACAAAGACAACAAGTCAGAAACTGCTGAAGCAGCTTCTGTTACAACAAACCTTGTTACCCAATCAAAAGTAGCAGCTATTGTAGGACCTGCGACATCTGGTGCAACTGCTGCAGCTGTAGCTAACGCTACTAAAGCTGGAGTGCCATTGATTTCACCAAGTGCTACTCAAGACGGTTTGACTAAAGGTCAAGATTACCTATTTATCGGAACATTCCAAGATAGCTTCCAAGGGAAGATTATTTCTAACTATGTAACAAATAAATTGAATGCTAAGAAGGTTGTTCTTTATACTGACAACGCTAGTGACTATGCAAAAGGTATTGCTAAATCTTTCCGCGAAGCTTACAAGGGTGAGATTGTAGCAGATGAAACATTCGTAGCAGGTGATACTGACTTCCAAGCAGCCCTTACTAAAATGAAAGACAAAGAGTTTGACGCTATCGTAGTTCCAGGTTACTACACAGAAGCTGGTAAAATTGTAAACCAAGCTCGTGGTATGGGAATTGATAAGCCAATCATTGGTGGTGATGGATTCAACGGTGAAGAATTTGTTCAACAAGCAACTGCTGAAAGAGCATCAAACATTTACTTCATCTCTGGATTCTCAACAACAGTTGATGTTTCTGCAAAAGCTAAAGCTTTCCTTGAAGCATACCGTGCTAAATACAACGAAGAGCCTTCAACATTCTCAGCTTTGGCCTATGACTCAGTTTACCTAGTAGCAAATGCTGCAAAAGGTGCTAAAAACTCAGGTGAAATCAAGGACAACCTTGCTAAAACCAAAGATTTTGATGGTGTAACTGGTCAAACAAGCTTTGATGCTGACCACAATACAGTGAAAACTGCTTACATGATGACCATGAACAATGGTAAAGTTGAAGAAGCAGAAGTTGTAAAACCATAA
- a CDS encoding YlbG family protein, with amino-acid sequence MFEKTNRSGLIIYLYYNRDAKKLQEYGDICYHSKKRRYLQLYVPTEELDELVERLGKERYIKKIRRCHIQELETPFVGNLYRNEENVII; translated from the coding sequence ATGTTTGAAAAAACAAATCGATCAGGATTAATCATCTATCTCTACTATAATCGAGATGCAAAAAAACTTCAGGAATACGGTGATATCTGTTACCATTCCAAAAAACGTCGTTACTTGCAGCTCTATGTTCCAACTGAGGAGCTAGATGAGTTGGTTGAGAGATTAGGTAAGGAAAGATATATCAAGAAAATTAGACGTTGCCATATCCAAGAGCTAGAAACCCCCTTCGTTGGGAATCTCTATCGGAATGAAGAAAACGTTATCATTTAA
- the clpP gene encoding ATP-dependent Clp protease proteolytic subunit ClpP, with protein sequence MIPVVIEQTSRGERSYDIYSRLLKDRIIMLTGPVEDNMANSVIAQLLFLDAQDSTKDIYLYVNTPGGSVSAGLAIVDTMNFIKADVQTIVMGMAASMGTVIASSGAKGKRFMLPNAEYMIHQPMGGTGGGTQQTDMAIAAEHLLKTRKTLEQILADNSGKSVEQVHADAERDYWMSAQETLEYGFIDEIMANNSLS encoded by the coding sequence ATGATTCCTGTAGTTATTGAACAAACAAGCCGTGGAGAACGTTCCTATGATATTTACTCTCGTCTTCTGAAAGACCGCATCATCATGCTAACAGGTCCAGTTGAAGACAACATGGCCAACTCCGTTATCGCCCAATTACTTTTCTTGGATGCCCAAGACAGCACAAAAGATATTTACCTTTATGTCAATACACCTGGGGGCTCTGTTTCAGCTGGTTTGGCAATCGTTGATACCATGAACTTTATCAAGGCAGATGTCCAAACAATCGTTATGGGGATGGCTGCATCCATGGGGACTGTTATTGCATCAAGTGGCGCCAAAGGCAAACGTTTCATGCTTCCAAATGCGGAGTACATGATTCACCAACCAATGGGTGGTACAGGTGGTGGTACCCAACAAACCGATATGGCAATCGCTGCAGAGCACTTGCTCAAAACTCGTAAGACTTTGGAGCAAATCCTTGCAGATAACTCTGGTAAATCAGTCGAGCAAGTTCATGCAGATGCGGAACGTGATTACTGGATGAGTGCCCAAGAAACACTTGAATATGGCTTTATTGATGAAATCATGGCCAACAATTCTTTAAGCTAA
- the upp gene encoding uracil phosphoribosyltransferase: MGKIEVINHPLIQHKLSILRRTDTSTKAFRELVDEIAMLMGYEVLRDLPLEDVEIETPITKTVQKQLAGKKLAIVPILRAGIGMVDGLLSLVPAAKVGHIGMYRDEETLQPVEYLVKLPEDIDQRQIFVVDPMLATGGSAILAVDSLKKRGASNIKFVCLVSAPEGVKALQEAHPDVEIFTAALDERLNEHGYIVPGLGDAGDRLFGTK, encoded by the coding sequence ATGGGAAAAATTGAAGTCATTAATCATCCACTTATTCAACACAAATTGTCAATCTTGCGTCGTACAGACACTTCTACAAAAGCTTTTCGTGAGCTAGTAGATGAGATTGCAATGTTGATGGGATATGAAGTACTTCGTGATCTTCCACTTGAAGACGTGGAAATCGAAACACCTATCACAAAGACCGTTCAAAAACAATTGGCTGGTAAAAAATTGGCGATTGTCCCAATCTTGCGTGCAGGTATCGGGATGGTGGATGGACTCTTGAGCTTGGTTCCAGCGGCCAAAGTTGGACACATTGGTATGTACCGTGATGAAGAAACCCTTCAACCAGTTGAATACTTGGTGAAATTACCTGAGGATATTGACCAACGTCAAATCTTTGTCGTTGATCCAATGTTGGCAACAGGTGGCTCAGCAATCTTGGCAGTAGATTCCCTTAAAAAACGTGGCGCTTCAAATATCAAGTTTGTCTGCCTAGTATCTGCTCCTGAAGGAGTAAAAGCTCTTCAAGAAGCACACCCAGATGTAGAAATTTTTACAGCAGCCTTGGATGAACGCTTGAACGAACACGGTTATATCGTTCCAGGTCTTGGAGATGCTGGAGACCGCTTGTTCGGTACTAAATAA
- a CDS encoding deoxycytidylate deaminase, with translation MTEKRLAWDEYFAAQALLIANRSTCKRAKVGAVLVKDNKVISTGYNGSVSGTEHCIDHECLVIEGHCVRTLHAEVNAILQGAERGVPRGFTAYVTHFPCLNCTKQLLQVGCKRVVYINQYRMDDYAQYLYQEKGTELTHLPLETVQTALQEADLL, from the coding sequence ATGACAGAAAAAAGACTGGCTTGGGATGAGTACTTTGCGGCTCAAGCCTTACTGATTGCCAATCGTTCGACCTGCAAACGTGCCAAGGTGGGAGCTGTCCTCGTTAAGGACAATAAAGTCATTTCAACAGGCTACAATGGTTCTGTATCGGGAACTGAGCACTGTATCGACCACGAATGTCTGGTCATTGAAGGACACTGTGTCCGAACCCTTCACGCCGAGGTCAATGCTATCTTGCAAGGAGCCGAACGAGGGGTTCCCAGAGGATTTACAGCCTATGTGACCCATTTCCCTTGTCTGAACTGCACCAAACAACTGCTTCAGGTTGGTTGCAAGCGCGTGGTTTATATCAACCAGTACCGAATGGATGACTATGCCCAGTACCTTTATCAAGAAAAAGGCACAGAGCTGACCCATTTACCATTAGAGACTGTTCAGACAGCTCTTCAAGAGGCAGATTTGCTTTAA
- a CDS encoding TetR/AcrR family transcriptional regulator, which produces MSERKISEKSLENLRKSNQESNFLTREAIETALLQLLEKKDLAKISISELVKRAGVSRAAFYRNYDSKEEILESVFKRSVHNIMEQLSHYDVKTDIYLVWVHLFRAAKKEAKVIQLALDYHLEKIFVQAMQEFLEKYHGKSKGVSSYLHSFWSSAIVSVLLKWIKDGMKVPAEKIADLRLPFFKK; this is translated from the coding sequence ATGTCTGAACGTAAAATATCTGAAAAATCTCTTGAAAATCTCAGAAAATCAAATCAAGAATCCAATTTTTTAACCAGAGAAGCAATCGAGACGGCTCTTTTGCAACTTCTAGAGAAAAAAGACTTGGCCAAGATCAGTATTTCGGAGCTGGTCAAACGGGCGGGCGTCTCTCGCGCTGCCTTCTATCGAAATTATGATTCTAAAGAAGAGATTTTGGAAAGCGTCTTTAAACGCAGTGTTCATAATATCATGGAACAGCTCAGCCACTACGATGTCAAAACCGATATTTATCTAGTCTGGGTACACCTTTTCCGCGCAGCCAAGAAAGAAGCCAAGGTTATCCAACTTGCTCTGGACTACCACTTGGAAAAGATTTTCGTCCAAGCCATGCAGGAATTTCTGGAAAAATACCACGGAAAGTCAAAAGGTGTCAGCAGCTACCTTCATTCCTTTTGGAGTTCTGCAATCGTATCGGTTCTGCTCAAATGGATCAAGGATGGAATGAAGGTTCCAGCTGAAAAAATTGCGGATTTACGCTTGCCATTTTTCAAAAAATAG
- a CDS encoding DegV family protein produces MTWKIVADSGCDYRQLATPAIDTEFISVPLTIQVADQIFIDDANLDINHMMETMYATSEASKSACPSPDDYLRAFEGAKHIFVVTITGTLSGSHNSAQLAKNIYLEEHPDTQIHVIDTLSAGGEVDLIVEKINSLIDQGFSYEEIVESITAYQEKTKLLFVLAKVDNLVKNGRLSKLIGTVVGLLNIRMVGEASETGTLELLQKARGPKKSLQAAYEELIKAGYAGGRIVMAHRSNEKFCQQLSERLLETFPQADIKIIPTSGLCSFYAEDGGLLMGYEIN; encoded by the coding sequence ATGACTTGGAAGATTGTAGCTGACTCTGGTTGTGATTATCGTCAACTGGCAACTCCTGCTATTGATACGGAATTTATTAGTGTTCCTTTAACCATTCAAGTAGCTGATCAGATCTTTATTGATGATGCCAATCTCGACATTAACCACATGATGGAAACCATGTATGCGACTTCTGAGGCTTCAAAATCAGCCTGTCCTAGCCCTGATGATTACCTGCGTGCATTTGAAGGTGCTAAGCATATCTTTGTCGTTACTATCACTGGTACTCTTTCAGGTAGCCATAATAGTGCACAGCTCGCTAAGAATATCTATCTGGAAGAACATCCTGACACTCAGATTCATGTGATTGATACATTGTCTGCAGGTGGTGAGGTTGACTTGATTGTCGAAAAAATCAATAGCTTGATTGATCAAGGATTCTCTTATGAGGAAATTGTTGAATCTATTACAGCCTACCAAGAAAAAACGAAGTTGCTCTTTGTCCTTGCTAAGGTCGATAACTTGGTCAAAAATGGTCGTTTGAGTAAGCTTATCGGTACTGTCGTTGGCCTTCTCAACATCCGTATGGTTGGGGAAGCAAGTGAAACTGGAACCCTAGAACTACTCCAAAAAGCGCGTGGACCAAAAAAATCCCTTCAAGCAGCCTATGAAGAACTCATCAAGGCTGGCTACGCTGGTGGCCGTATCGTCATGGCTCATCGTAGCAATGAAAAATTCTGTCAGCAATTGTCAGAACGCTTGCTGGAAACCTTCCCACAAGCGGATATTAAAATCATCCCGACGTCTGGTCTCTGCAGTTTCTATGCAGAAGATGGCGGTTTGTTGATGGGATATGAAATTAACTAA
- a CDS encoding NAD(P)/FAD-dependent oxidoreductase, with translation MKHFDTIVIGGGPAGMMATISSSFYGQKTLLIEKNRKLGKKLAGTGGGRCNVTNNGTLDDLMAGIPGNGRFLYSVFSQFDNHDIINFFTENGVKLKVEDHGRVFPASDKSRTIIEALEKKITELGGQVLTQTEIVSVKKIDDQFVLKSSDQTFTCDKLIVTTGGKSYPSTGSTGFGHEIARHFKHTITELEAAESPLLTDFPHKALQGISLDDVTLNYGKHVITHDLLFTHFGLSGPAALRMSSFVKGGEVLSLDVLPQLSEKDLAAFLEENRGKSLKNALKTLLPERLAEFLVQGYPEKVKQLTEKEREQLLQSIKALKIPVTGKMSLAKSFVTKGGVSLKEINPKTLESKLVPGLHFAGEVIDINAHTGGFNITSALCTGWVAGSNPINTK, from the coding sequence ATGAAACATTTTGATACTATTGTCATTGGTGGGGGACCTGCTGGCATGATGGCTACGATTTCCAGTAGCTTTTATGGTCAGAAAACTCTTCTCATCGAAAAAAATCGCAAACTTGGCAAAAAATTAGCAGGAACAGGCGGTGGTCGTTGTAATGTAACCAACAATGGAACTTTAGATGACCTAATGGCTGGCATCCCGGGAAATGGGCGTTTTCTTTACAGTGTCTTCTCCCAGTTTGATAACCATGATATCATCAACTTTTTTACGGAAAATGGTGTTAAACTCAAGGTCGAAGACCATGGACGCGTCTTTCCTGCTAGTGACAAGTCTCGGACTATTATCGAGGCCTTGGAAAAGAAAATCACTGAACTAGGCGGACAAGTTCTCACTCAAACAGAAATTGTTTCGGTTAAAAAGATAGACGACCAGTTTGTCCTTAAGTCCTCAGACCAAACCTTCACTTGTGATAAACTCATTGTCACAACTGGCGGAAAATCCTATCCTTCTACAGGTTCGACTGGTTTTGGACATGAGATCGCCCGTCATTTTAAACATACCATTACTGAGCTTGAGGCTGCTGAGAGTCCTTTGTTGACTGATTTTCCACACAAAGCGCTTCAGGGGATTTCACTGGATGATGTGACTCTAAACTATGGCAAGCATGTCATTACTCATGATCTGCTCTTTACCCACTTTGGTTTATCTGGTCCTGCTGCTCTTCGTATGTCTAGTTTTGTCAAGGGTGGAGAGGTTCTCTCATTGGATGTCTTGCCACAACTTTCTGAAAAGGACTTGGCTGCATTTCTAGAAGAAAATCGGGGAAAATCCTTGAAAAATGCTTTAAAAACTTTGCTTCCAGAACGCTTGGCAGAATTTTTGGTGCAAGGCTATCCTGAAAAAGTCAAACAACTGACTGAAAAGGAACGCGAGCAACTACTCCAGTCTATCAAGGCTCTCAAAATTCCTGTGACTGGCAAAATGTCTCTTGCCAAGTCATTTGTCACCAAAGGCGGTGTCAGTCTCAAGGAAATCAATCCCAAAACTCTGGAAAGTAAGCTCGTTCCTGGTCTCCACTTTGCTGGCGAAGTCATAGATATCAATGCCCACACGGGTGGCTTCAACATCACTTCTGCCCTCTGCACCGGCTGGGTGGCAGGCTCCAATCCAATAAATACCAAGTAA
- a CDS encoding DUF1697 domain-containing protein — MEHIILLRGVTPNGKNAIPKMSYLVDILTEAGFQHVRTYIQSGNIILESDSDLAEIRERVHTLIKEKIGANLKMVIKNKNDFEKIVHENPFKEDYLHDRVHVVLYQGLIQSLPLEKLKTDYGEEEICVGDYCLYLYLPRTAKQKKLNTNYLEKLFGVVLTMRKLNVVEKLLTK; from the coding sequence TTGGAACATATTATTTTACTAAGAGGCGTTACTCCTAATGGAAAAAATGCTATCCCGAAAATGTCTTATTTGGTAGATATTTTGACAGAAGCTGGTTTTCAACACGTTCGAACCTATATTCAAAGTGGGAATATCATTCTTGAGAGTGACTCAGATTTAGCAGAAATACGAGAACGCGTTCATACTTTGATAAAGGAAAAAATTGGGGCCAACTTAAAAATGGTTATCAAGAATAAGAACGATTTTGAAAAGATTGTTCATGAGAATCCATTTAAAGAAGACTATCTTCATGATCGTGTGCATGTAGTTCTTTATCAAGGACTTATCCAAAGTCTGCCACTAGAAAAATTGAAAACTGACTACGGCGAGGAAGAAATCTGTGTAGGCGATTACTGTCTCTACCTCTATCTTCCTAGAACTGCAAAACAAAAAAAGCTCAATACCAACTATCTTGAAAAATTGTTTGGCGTGGTTCTGACCATGCGAAAGTTAAACGTAGTTGAAAAACTATTAACCAAATAG
- a CDS encoding MerR family transcriptional regulator: MYHIKEAAQLSGVSVKTLHHYDKIGLLVTLKSENGYRTYSQEDLERLQVILYYKYLGFSLEKIAELLKEERKDLLPHLTRQLDYLTRERQHLDTLISTLQKTIQEQKGERKMTIEEKFTGFSYQDNQKYHQEAVEKYGQEVMDQALERQKGHEDEATAAFNQVFQVLAQNLQAGLLATAAENQEQAAKLLQAIRTYGFDCSIEVFGHIGKGYVYNPEFKENIDKFGPGTAQYTSDVIAAYVRTQTK, from the coding sequence ATGTACCATATAAAAGAAGCTGCGCAGCTTTCAGGTGTCTCTGTCAAGACTCTGCACCACTACGATAAGATAGGGCTCTTGGTTACCTTAAAGTCGGAAAACGGCTATCGAACCTATAGTCAAGAGGATTTGGAACGACTTCAGGTCATTCTGTATTACAAATATCTAGGCTTTTCTTTAGAAAAAATAGCAGAGCTGTTAAAGGAAGAAAGGAAAGATTTATTGCCTCATTTGACTAGGCAGTTGGACTATCTAACTCGAGAAAGGCAACATCTGGATACCTTGATTTCCACCTTGCAAAAAACCATTCAAGAACAAAAAGGAGAAAGAAAAATGACCATTGAGGAAAAATTCACTGGATTTAGCTATCAAGACAATCAAAAATACCACCAAGAAGCGGTAGAGAAATATGGTCAAGAAGTTATGGACCAAGCGCTTGAACGCCAGAAAGGTCACGAAGATGAGGCTACGGCTGCCTTTAACCAAGTTTTTCAAGTTTTGGCTCAAAACCTTCAAGCTGGTCTGCTTGCAACAGCGGCCGAAAACCAAGAGCAAGCAGCCAAACTATTGCAAGCTATTCGTACTTATGGATTTGACTGCTCTATTGAAGTATTCGGCCATATCGGTAAAGGCTACGTTTACAACCCAGAGTTTAAGGAAAACATTGACAAGTTTGGACCTGGTACAGCTCAATACACATCAGATGTTATTGCTGCTTACGTTCGGACACAGACAAAATAA
- a CDS encoding sodium-dependent transporter, translating into MSEKSQWGSKLGFILASAGSAIGLGAVWKFPYMTAANGGGGFLLVFLISTILIGFPLLLAEFALGRSAGVSAIKTFGKLGNNNKYNFIGWIGAFALFILLSFYSVIGGWILVYLGIEFGKLFQLGGTGDYAQLFTSIISNPAIALGAQAAFILLNIFIVSRGVQKGIERASKVMMPLLFIIFVVIIGRSLSLPNAMEGVLYFLKPDFSKLTSAGLLYALGQSFFALSLGVTAMLTYASYLDKKTNLVQSGISIVAMNISVSIMAGLAIFPAMSAFNIQSEGGPSLLFIVLPQLFDKMPFGTIFYILFLLLFLFATVTSSVVMLEINVGNITNQDNRKRAKWSTILGILTFIFGIPSALSHGVMANVHIFGKTFFDAMDFLVSNLLMPFGALCLSLFTGYIFKKALAKEELHLDERTWEQGLFQVWLFLLRFIIPIIIIVVFIAQFM; encoded by the coding sequence ATGTCAGAAAAATCGCAATGGGGCTCGAAACTAGGCTTTATCCTAGCATCTGCTGGTTCAGCCATCGGACTTGGAGCCGTTTGGAAATTTCCCTACATGACTGCCGCTAATGGCGGGGGAGGCTTTTTACTGGTCTTTCTCATTTCCACTATTTTAATCGGTTTCCCGCTCCTGCTGGCTGAGTTTGCCCTTGGCCGTAGCGCTGGCGTTTCCGCTATCAAAACCTTTGGAAAACTTGGTAACAATAACAAGTACAACTTTATCGGTTGGATTGGTGCCTTTGCCCTCTTTATCCTCCTCTCCTTTTACAGTGTTATCGGAGGATGGATTTTAGTCTATCTAGGTATTGAGTTTGGAAAATTGTTCCAGCTTGGCGGTACGGGTGATTATGCTCAGTTATTTACTTCAATCATTTCAAATCCAGCCATTGCCCTAGGAGCTCAAGCAGCCTTTATCTTATTGAATATCTTTATTGTATCACGTGGGGTTCAAAAAGGGATTGAAAGAGCTTCGAAAGTCATGATGCCCCTGCTCTTTATCATCTTTGTTGTGATTATTGGACGCTCTCTCAGCTTACCAAATGCCATGGAAGGCGTTCTCTACTTCCTCAAACCAGACTTCTCAAAACTAACTAGCGCTGGTCTCCTTTATGCTCTGGGACAATCTTTCTTTGCCCTCTCACTAGGGGTTACAGCCATGCTGACCTATGCATCCTACTTGGACAAGAAAACCAATCTGGTCCAGTCAGGGATTTCCATCGTAGCCATGAATATCTCAGTATCCATCATGGCTGGTCTAGCCATTTTTCCAGCCATGTCAGCCTTCAATATTCAGTCAGAAGGGGGACCAAGCCTGCTCTTTATCGTCTTGCCTCAACTCTTTGACAAGATGCCTTTTGGAACCATTTTCTACATTCTTTTCCTCTTGCTCTTCCTCTTTGCGACGGTTACTTCCTCTGTCGTGATGCTGGAAATCAATGTGGGCAATATCACCAACCAGGACAACCGCAAGCGTGCCAAGTGGAGCACTATTTTAGGGATCTTGACCTTTATCTTTGGAATTCCTTCAGCTCTATCCCATGGGGTCATGGCGAATGTTCACATTTTTGGGAAGACCTTCTTTGACGCTATGGACTTCTTGGTTTCCAATCTCCTCATGCCATTTGGAGCCCTCTGCCTTTCACTTTTTACAGGCTATATCTTTAAAAAGGCTCTTGCTAAGGAGGAACTCCATCTCGATGAAAGAACATGGGAACAAGGACTTTTCCAAGTTTGGCTTTTCCTTCTTCGTTTTATCATTCCAATCATCATCATCGTGGTCTTTATCGCCCAATTTATGTAA